A window of Burkholderia ubonensis contains these coding sequences:
- a CDS encoding acyl-CoA dehydrogenase family protein — protein MFSPDSFPPGLALAPWILTDDQRNLYIASQRFARDRLEPLLAGSPSAAAWRETVRLAAATLDLGTMVLPEEHGGLGIDRHGLAVVIEALAAGPLERAVELTLTAPALMVLRTHKALGSVLARPVQAYFDGTTAIALSVPGIDSGAIWQLGPLGSEVSLAMRIDDQQRLVLTERPRDRRSSRSTGIATLGALVLEQLHSDEVAAETPLAVIARADSDSVPPAQTYMTEIGLYLAALLMGAMQHSIRFAFDYATTRQAFRKPLASHQLVATRLSDMMIATIGTHLFLQAVGTACPSAPVSLVRQLLRHVAAESVNVSREFVQLCGGHGYVEGLPPAARFQTGHWVAFLLQHIDTALGWLAPPRVAKEEVDR, from the coding sequence CGCTTCGCGCGCGACCGACTGGAGCCCTTGCTTGCGGGTTCACCCAGTGCAGCAGCATGGCGAGAAACCGTCAGACTCGCAGCCGCAACACTTGATCTTGGAACAATGGTTTTACCCGAAGAACACGGCGGATTGGGAATCGATCGTCACGGTCTGGCAGTGGTTATCGAAGCGCTCGCCGCCGGGCCGCTTGAGCGTGCGGTGGAGCTAACGCTGACAGCGCCCGCGCTCATGGTGCTCCGGACGCACAAAGCGCTCGGTTCGGTTCTGGCTCGGCCTGTTCAAGCGTACTTCGACGGCACAACAGCGATCGCGCTGTCCGTGCCCGGTATCGACAGCGGGGCAATATGGCAACTTGGTCCACTGGGCAGCGAGGTGAGCCTTGCCATGCGCATAGATGACCAGCAGCGCCTCGTCCTCACCGAGCGCCCACGCGATCGGCGATCTTCAAGATCGACAGGCATCGCCACGCTCGGCGCGCTCGTGTTGGAGCAATTGCATTCAGATGAGGTCGCGGCCGAAACGCCGCTCGCCGTGATTGCACGGGCCGACAGCGATAGCGTTCCTCCCGCGCAGACGTACATGACGGAAATCGGCCTCTATCTCGCTGCGCTCTTGATGGGTGCCATGCAACATAGTATCCGGTTCGCGTTCGATTACGCGACGACTCGGCAAGCGTTCCGAAAGCCGTTGGCAAGCCATCAACTCGTCGCGACGCGATTGTCCGACATGATGATCGCCACCATTGGTACCCATCTCTTTCTGCAGGCAGTAGGTACGGCTTGCCCGTCGGCACCGGTCTCGCTGGTCCGTCAGCTGCTGCGACACGTCGCGGCCGAGTCGGTCAACGTCAGTCGCGAATTCGTGCAGCTTTGCGGCGGCCATGGTTATGTTGAAGGTCTCCCGCCCGCAGCCCGCTTCCAGACGGGCCACTGGGTTGCCTTCCTACTGCAGCACATCGACACAGCGCTCGGCTGGCTCGCGCCGCCACGGGTGGCAAAAGAGGAGGTCGACAGATGA